CTTTGCACCATCATTAATTATAATTacaatcattttatttatatgccgcttatATGCATGATTGCCTTCTTGCATTTCTAGTTCCTATCGGTTCCAGTTAGGTGAAGCCTGCATGTCTTCCTTCGCTGTCATTCTGCTTAGATCTCCtctcagctcccctccccactctctcCAGAAGCCTCTTGCCATCTCTCGGAGCCAAGGGTTTGGGGTCCAGTGCAGTCGTCAACCTTTCACCCATCCAGGTGTTCTATTCTTTTCTAAACTGCCTAGACCAGTGGTTGCCAACTGGTGGTCCACGTAACCCAcccggggggggggtctgtggccccattcacataacaaaaactaccaccaAGATGTCAACGTTTTCAAAAGTAggaggtccatggcttggctttcgaaaaacagggggtctgcggcgcttagctaattgggaagctcatcagttttgttgaTTAATTCAATGAAATGGTTTCAACTGGATTTCGAATAAACGTGCAATTAATTGTCACTGTCCTGAATTTCATTGTGCTTTTGTCTTCCTTGGTGGGTCTTGCAAGCCACTGTTCTGAATGACGCCTTTTACAGGGCAGGGGGCACTGGGGGTGAGTTCATGGAACCAAGGGAATGGCGgcctgaaaaagtttgggaactgctGGTCCAAGAATTTTATTGGCGGGTGGCCATATAATAACTAACAGCAACAATGAGGTCATATGAGTACTTCCTTTTCAGGCAAATGCTACTTTGAAGTCAGTCAGCTCTTGTTGCATCCAAGAGGTGGTACAAGTTCCAGGTGATGGTCCTTTCTTTGTGTGGGTGACTAGACTCTCTCCACCTGAGGCAGGTGTGGATGGTGACCTTtgaagtgttttcttttcttttctaatataatttttatttattttccatttaatattatacattcacatcatctTTATCCACTATGCCACCTTGGCTCTAAGAGCCTATCtacttccttcccacccacctcatggctttcaaaattaacctttatatcattgcaatttataggttttccaattctaattacacTCATTACAGAATATCTCTAAAATTTAAATGAATAGAGAAAGATAgaaatttctcattacaagtcttcagacaaccctgctagtgatcttaattgcttacaatgatcTTTCAAATATCGTATAAATTTAGTCCAATCTTTTTGGAATACTTGGTCGTGCTGCTTTCAGATTTTCCCCatcagcttcgccagttctgcaaagtccaccaTCTTCCTCTGCCACTCTTTtttcgttggtacttcttgttgtttccatttacAGGCTAAAATAATtcttgccacagttgttgcatacatgaataatcttTTATTGGTGTCTCTTCACCCACTAGACCCAatagaaagcttctggtttttgaacaaaagtatttttaaacattttctttaactcattatataccatttccaAGAAAGCCTTTACTTCTTTGCAAGTCCACCGCGTCTGGTAAAAGataccttccctttctttacatttccaacactcatTAGTTCTTGTCttgtacattttagcaagttgggcttgtgttaaataccatctatacatcattttcataatgttttctttaagtgcactgcatgccttccttccacaacctttcccaagattctaactgaatattatatccaaaatctttagcccattGTGTCATCACCCCTTTGACCTCCTCATCCTTAGCGTGCCATTCCAATAGTAATTTCTACATTTCTACCTGTGTTGGGTTCTGGGCATCCCTTAATCCCTGTTGTCAGGTGTGGCCTGCGGGTgttggtgttagaattcctgctccgtgattgcagtcatgggattgttgtctatcacatgatggtgtatgttttgactccacagagtgggaagtgatgaagacaggatgtttgtgttcctgtgttccgtgaagtgggactattgtcctttgttctttttctctttactgtctgatgctagagagagagggagccatgttgcagtgctccgtgtgtgtttatgtgtaaataaagtagattagccaaaatgctgagttgctgaggtctgtcacgtgagatgcgcaaactctgcggaacccccagtgtgccggtgtcggttggcattggtcgctgtgatgttcaggcagaagaaagcttttgaagctcctgaacgaacgaccaggagggaaagaacatgccagtcgggcatgtgtctctgccagggtcctactcgagtgtaggatgagctcctgactgTTGGCGGGTGCCCCTTTGACTTGACGGATTCACCAGGGTGAACATTGGCCAATGGGGTGCCTGGCCAAtgaagcagggagagaggagtcTTAGGAAAACCTGTTGTGTAAACACAGTGTTCGGCTGTTAACTTGTGCAAGTGATGAAGGTAGAAATCATCCCCATCTGTTAACAAACTCCTGCCCAGACTtaatttgatttggttacattggtTAGTTGTGCagatcccagaccctccaagtggtcctattttccagggacgtccctgattaacagaagctgtcccagtttctgatttgatcccaaaatgtcctgcttttccttaggaggcccctattttcattggagaaatgtttgagggtatggtGTTGTGCGAcctccaagctgtctgaaggcactCCTGtaatagggaagggttttttttaatgcttactgttttattatgtttttagatatgttggaagctgcccagagtgctgttgggtataaatattaaaattataattatggaatgggCACATGAagagttgttacagttccacagaatctttTCCACAGAGTctcatatgtaatattacaggatagtggatcttatagcatagtaatTATAGCATGGTTATAGCATAAGATCCACTATCTtgtaatattacatatgagcctgttctgctgatgaagcctaggatggggaaacaaggctaatattccagaaatccttgtcttagactctgtgaaaggattctgtggaactgtaacaactcttcatgtggattattggactctatgaacagacaggtggaatagacacttacacatgtatggaccttatgcatgaactggctagagaatgaactgatccactgggtcttctgcttttttcattgaactttatgaaacttccgttgaaatctacaatttgatacaatgaatagtataccttatttattcaaaagtacagcagGTTACATCTTTTGTGTTTATTAAGTGGATATGGAGACAACGTTGGCACCTGGGCTTGTTCCTGGGCCTGTCCCCTTTGTTATGTGGGCTGTTGTTTCTGGGAAGCAGCTGTTTCGGAATGGAGGGGCTGCCTGCAGGCAAGCAGGGATAGGACCACCGCacaaggtgtgtgtgagagacccACCATTGCCCAGGATGAACTGCAGAGCAATGGCCGTGGCCCTGGAGTGGCTGCAGTTGACAGGCATCATGGACAGCTGCTTAACATAGCAAACATGGGCATCcaataaagaagaagagtttggatatgatatcccactttatcattaccctaaggagtctcaaagcggctcacattctccttccccttcctcccccacaacaaacactctgtgaggtgagtggagctgagagacttcagagaagtgtgactggcccaaggtcacccagcagctgcgtgtggaggaccggggaagcgaacccggttccccagattatgagtccaccactcttcaCCACCACACCACGCTGGCTAAAGTGAGATGCTAGGAGATTCAGGACAAAATAAAGATCATCTTCATGCTGAACTATGGAACTtggctgccacaggaggcagagatgggcaCCAGCCTagttgctttaaaggaggattagttAAATTCATGGAGCAGAGGGCTGTCAATCACTATGAGTTGGAGGCAACaaagcttctgaatgccagttgctggaaaccccaggcaaggagagggctcttgtggtcaattcctgcttgtgggtttcttgcaggtatctggctggccactgtgagaaaaggatgctggactagatgggccattgacctgatccataGGGATATAGGAAGTTACTTTATACTGGCCCAGACCAGTGGGTCCctctagctcattattgtctacaccgactggcagtgactctctacGATTTCAtacaggagtctctcccaagcCTAACCTGAAGGTGCCGggcactgaacctgggaccttctgcaggggcagatgttctaccactgagctacaaaccTTCCCCATAAGCAGAGttgtgttggatcaggccaatagctcatctggtccagcatccttttctgtgGAAAATAAGCGCAGCCTTACTGCCTGTGGCACACTCACGTGTGCTCTGACCTGTTGTGCAACTTGAGGATTGACGCCACATGGCTGCCTACAGTCCAAAGCGAAAAAGCAGATTAAGAAGACCAATCTGGTACCCAGGAATTATCTACTGGAAGAGAAAGCGGTGGTGCTCCCAGGAAAGGCCACTCCAGTTTATCAAAAGCCTCCTTCAAGCATAGCTTGGGTCTGCTGGCACTGCCTTTGATGGAGCATCACAGGAGCCCAGCTGGAGGCCCAGACACCTTCCTGTGAATCGTTGGGGGCTTTCTGTGCAGAGGTGCCGACATGAGCGGGACTTGCCCACAGGATATGGCCACCCCCCTTTCATGGGAAGATGTTCAAAGCGCAGACCCTGGCTGGCGCTGAGCTCCCCACCCAGTCCCGAGACCCCACAGAGTGTCTGCACAAACAGGAAGTTTTGAAGCGTGGAAAAGGCACCAGCAAACTAAGACATCTGAGGGAGCTAAGCTTCTCACTTCAGCAGCTTTGTGTGTCCACCCACACAGCCACCCAAAGGGATGTGGGCAAGAGGAACTGAAGCCTTTGCCCACTAGGCCCACTGAAACTCTTGATCCTGGGTATCTTAATGCTCTGTGCCAGAAAGATATAAGCCAaccagaaggagagagaaagagaaggctaGCGGCAGCTCCAGAGCTTTGGCTGAGACCAGCACAACAGCTTCCCAGTTGGAGTCCTGAAGTGCTGGAGGACATCCTGGGTCAAGGCAACTCCTCTGCCAAAAATCCCTCCAGCATTGTCAACGAAGTTCCAGGAGGCCAACAGGAGACCAAGAGGGGCTAAGGGCTCTCTGGACAGCTAGGGAGGACCCAGCTAGGGTGGACTCCTCTGTTCCCCctaaggccaagggagccagaaaGGGCCCCGCAACACACACCTACTTCCTCGGTGGCTTTCAGGCATCTGCTGAGGATGGTTTTTAATGTAATGTCTTCCTTCCCCGACTCTTATAAGCACCCCTAAGAAAACCCAGCCTGAGTAAAGGAGCACTGAGGCAAGGCCATTGTAATATCCACCATGCTGACTTTAGTGTATCAGGTGACCCTACAAGAGGCAAAGGTAAATCTGTTGCTAGGATGCACGAGAGTTCGTAAGCTTCTCAACCGCTGCACCAATATCTCCATCTGTGTCAATTAAAGCttgcaggttcagttcctggttcTGGAAGCCCATCATCtggagctgctgcagctgcatctGATAGAGGACCACTGGAGCTTGCTGATCCATTTcttcgtcttcctcctcctcctcctctcttcctcctcttcttcttctttttcgtcGTCCCCGTCTTCTTTCTTCTGCTTTGGACTCACTGCTTTCTAACTCCAGGCTTTCGTCAGCCGAGATGAGGCTCCCTGCTTCCGAGGACGGGCTCTCTCCCTCGTCAGAGTCTTCCATGCTCTCGGGCTCAACGTCCGGGTCCGTCAAGGCTTGGAGGAAATCGGGCACTTCTCTTGTCAGGGTCAGCAGGCTCATCTGCAGCTGGAGGAGAGCCTGGACCGCTCTGGGGTTGGTCAGCAGTGCAGCGGCCTCTGACCTCTCCAGTTTTGCAGGGAGCTGCTGCACCCACCCTTGAGGCAGAGAAGCATCGTTACTCTCGGGGGAGTTGCAATGGCTGAGGAATAACTGGGTAGGCCCATCGGGTTTCGAGAGGGCATTGGACATGTTCTGCATGAACTCCAGGTTCTCTGTGAGTTGGTGAACCATGTTCTGGATGCTTTCGGACTTGCTCAGCTCAGGCCGGACTCCCGGGCCTAAAGCAAGCAGAATGTAGCCCTGACCAGCATCATTATTGGTACCATTGAGGTCACTGTTGCAGAAATTGTCGCCACCACTGTTGTTGGGCTGAGGAGCCCAGGGATTTGGCAGGGGCTCTCTGTTTTCTGTCCTGGCCAGAGGGCTGATCCCCCCAGAAGGGGGCTTGTTCTCTGACGGGGCAAACGTGTTGCCCTGGAACTGGGCTTGGACTGCGTTCAGCATGGGGGCCTCTATGTCGTTGTAGAGCTGCTGCAAGGCACTGTACCCACCTGGGATGCTTTCGAGGTTGCTCAGGGCTCGGTCGTGGTTCCTGATGATCTCGTCCATCACCGCCGGGCTGGTGGCCACGTCGATCATCTCCCGCAGGAACTCGGAGTTGTTGAGGATGTGGTTGATCTCAGGGTTCTGCTCAGCCAGCTGCTGCATCTGCGGGACGGACATGATCATCTGCCTGACCTGCTCGGTGTCGCCAAAGAGGTTCTGCACGAAAGGGTGCTGCATCACCTCGCTGATGAGCTCCTGCCGGGTCATGTCCTGTTCGTGGGCCTCGCCCACAATGTCAGACACGTCCATGGAGCTCAGGCCCAGAACGTTCATGCCGGTGACGCCAATGAGGAAGCCCAAGAGAAGCGGGTTGTTGTTCAAGGTGGAAGCATCCAGGTTCAGAGTGACCATCTGAAGCAAGAGGTTCTCCATGATCTGCGCGACCAGCTTGTGGCATGAAGCCATCAGCTCTTCCGGCTGGTTGCTCCACTCGGACAGGTCAAGGCTGTGCTCCGAGGAGGCCTCGCTGGAGAGCAACATGCTTGTGGGTGGCACAGGCAGGAAGGAAGTGGGGCCAGTGTTTCCCGGGGAGGGCACAGGGTTCCCCGACAGCCTCCTTTGCGACTTGACGAAGAGGTGCACTTTGGACCCACTGACAATCTTGTGCTGCGCCAGAGTGTCCTGGTCCTTGAGGATCTCGCCGGCAAAGATCAGCGACAGCTGCTCCAGGGGCATCTTGAAGCGCTCAGAGATGAGCTTTTTGAAGTCCTGCACCAGGGTGCTCTCAGCCACCTCAAAGTGCTCCTTGCGCTTGAGGGTCTTGACGGTCACCTTGATGACGCGGGTGCCGGCGGCAGCCCCGTGGGGCTTCTTGCTCTCGGACATGGCTGCTGAGGAGCAGAGgttcagggagaaggaggaaagcggGGCGTCTTCCTTTCCTTCCGGTGTGGCggcgatgctgctgctgctgctgccgctgcccccgcCACTTGTTGCCGTAGAGGACGCGAGAGGTGGGAAGGGGCCAGTGGTCTGCTGCTGCCCCCCTTTGTCTCAACACTAGCCAAGGCCAGAGCGCACATAACAGCGAGATGTTGCCTTCCTTTTCCGCTTGCTCACAACCTGGCAGGCACCTTcattttcctcttctcccctctgcTGCTGCCAGAAGACATGGCCTCTCTGTGAAGCTGCCTGGACTGTGAGGTCACCGCTGACCTCACAGAGAACCGGGAGGGGAGGCCCTGGTGGGCAAGGCCTCCAtgggtgcccccctccccaataaaggGGAGTGCAGTGGTGCACTTAACTGGAGTGACTTGGGGCGGGGGAGCGTGCTTTCGTTGCtaaatgctttcttttttaaaaaaattattgggaattttatttacaatacaacataaaccccccaccccccaatacagaaatccaccctcattaaacgtgaacataagaTACAATAAGCATagcatacaacaatacaaacaaccaaataaaagatttcctttatcctgtatttacttcttataagctgtttcctttatgaatagttattaagatttttctaattataacttaaatatccacaaagtctcctgcaagAGATAggagtccaggtatgtattttagggcactgttttgtgaagtattctctgcatttcccccatgcttttcgaaactcttgtctagtgtggtCTCtcattgcctctgttaatctagccagttcaatagaCTCTAATAGACTTCTTCACGCAGAACAGAttgaaactgtggaactcattgccacaagaggcagtgacggccaccaagctgggtggctttaaaagaggattggatgaaTTCGTGGAGGAGTTGAGGGCTATCAGTGGTGACCAGCCAAGGTGGCTGTGCTCTGTCCTCCACATTTGAAGGCAGAAATGGTTCTGGATCCCAGttgttggaagccacaggaggggagatggtTGCTGCTCTTGTGCTGGAGTTCTACTTGCAGGTTTTCCACGGGGctctgggggggggcactgtgagaatgggatgctttgAGGACACTGTGAGAAGAGCAGCCCTCCTCTTCTGTTCTTGGGAATTTGCTTATTGGGCCAGGCAACCTCTGCTAGGCTAGTTGGATTGCTTGCTTTTACTTACATTCcgcttggcctttggcttggaatcaatttgattccctcctcctctttcttttttcctttctcctgtgttGGAACTCCTCTGTGTTGGAACTCctgtttggggacttccctggctttcttctggcccatgtaggaccagtctggatagttagccttggtgaagacttgacgtttttatccccccaaatgtttttgattgagtttccactgaaatgaggctgtattttaatgttttaatgtattttaatcttgttttttaagatgtatttcattcaattgtttttatatttggtgttagccgccctgagcctggtcttggctggggagggcggggtataaataatttattattattattattattacacgccGCTTTCCCACGATGTGTTGTGCCCAAAGGGGCTGACAGAAAGCACCCCTAACTTCAAAATAGAGAACACTgggaatagaagaagaagaagaagaagaagaagaagaagaagaagaagaagaagaagaagagtttggatttgatatcccgctttatcactacccgaaggagtctcaaagcggctaacattctccttttccttcctcccccacaacaaaccctctgtgaggtgagtggggctgagagacttcagagaagtgtgactggcccaaggtcacccagcagctgcaggtggaggagcggggaatcaaacccggttccccagattacgagactaccgctcttaaccactacaccacactggcaccataCAAAGGTACGAAATGCAGAACACGCCAGTAAGTTCAAAATAACAAAAGTCAACTATTTagcaaacacagaataaattcaattcaattaaaacaaaacaaaaccccagcccATTAGGCTTAAGGACACAAATACAAAGTGGAAAATGTAAATTAACCAACAATAATGTTCCTGGTGCTGGCCTTGCTGCTCTGCAAGGAGCCTGGCTTAAATGCAGTTCAGAGGGGAGGGCATGCCGCTGGCTCCCATGTCTCTACTccagaggaggctggcagcagcaaaaGGTCAATCTCGGGGAGGACAACGATGGTCCGTGTCTGCCTCAGCCTCCTCAAAGTACCAACTGCTGGTGCAGGCCTAATTGCACTTACCTCCTCCACGTTCTGTTGAAGGGGGGGCACTGGATATCTGCCCCCAAAGTTCCACCCTATTGGCACCAAGTGGCTGAGGATTTAATACATTTACACACAAGTTTTCAATAACAACCCTTCCCAAAGAGGTTAGCAACCTACACACCAGCAACACTCTCTGCAGATCCTGCATTTCAGAGATACCACAATGTCACGTTCAGGGATCCCCTTCTTTCTTTGAATTCCAGGAagaagagccagcgtggtgtggtggttaagagtggtggactcgtaatctggtgaaccgggttcgcttccccgctcctccacatgcagctgctgggtgaccttgggctagtcacact
The sequence above is a segment of the Podarcis muralis chromosome 4, rPodMur119.hap1.1, whole genome shotgun sequence genome. Coding sequences within it:
- the LOC114595156 gene encoding ubiquilin-1-like, giving the protein MSESKKPHGAAAGTRVIKVTVKTLKRKEHFEVAESTLVQDFKKLISERFKMPLEQLSLIFAGEILKDQDTLAQHKIVSGSKVHLFVKSQRRLSGNPVPSPGNTGPTSFLPVPPTSMLLSSEASSEHSLDLSEWSNQPEELMASCHKLVAQIMENLLLQMVTLNLDASTLNNNPLLLGFLIGVTGMNVLGLSSMDVSDIVGEAHEQDMTRQELISEVMQHPFVQNLFGDTEQVRQMIMSVPQMQQLAEQNPEINHILNNSEFLREMIDVATSPAVMDEIIRNHDRALSNLESIPGGYSALQQLYNDIEAPMLNAVQAQFQGNTFAPSENKPPSGGISPLARTENREPLPNPWAPQPNNSGGDNFCNSDLNGTNNDAGQGYILLALGPGVRPELSKSESIQNMVHQLTENLEFMQNMSNALSKPDGPTQLFLSHCNSPESNDASLPQGWVQQLPAKLERSEAAALLTNPRAVQALLQLQMSLLTLTREVPDFLQALTDPDVEPESMEDSDEGESPSSEAGSLISADESLELESSESKAEERRRGRRKRRRRGGREEEEEEDEEMDQQAPVVLYQMQLQQLQMMGFQNQELNLQALIDTDGDIGAAVEKLTNSRAS